In Stigmatopora argus isolate UIUO_Sarg chromosome 10, RoL_Sarg_1.0, whole genome shotgun sequence, the following proteins share a genomic window:
- the LOC144083320 gene encoding zinc finger FYVE domain-containing protein 1 gives MFEVLTTEPEEMTPCPLKAEQRPDGVRSFLLVDDQENLQVNNEADFVEKLNCSDVGGVKVLSIFGNTGDGKSHTLNHILFNGESVFFTSKSSSSCTVGVWAAYDPSLSLVALDTEGLLGAAANQNQRMRLLLKVLAVSDIVIYRTRAERLHNDMFQFLSSASGAYLKHFTPELRALSSRCGLDVPLSCLGPSVIVFQETTHTQLLGHDSKVPGHADMQLQKRFHDLGLATDAFSSVQYNGTQTITPPTDYSGLLEALRQQVQNTHTRSPRHPGIVFHAFEALSERFCGDLCDDKLNLYTFFPDEYFTCSAVCLSCNIRCKNGMNHLRDRVPHKADGLCQYAHQYNNKVLICKRCYEGGREVTVMPKTSASSDNPWFGLAKFAWSGYVLECASCGVIYRSRQYWVGNQDPESSVVRSEVKHVWEGSDTFLGNHQNAAQRVLDGMNYVIQSMSEYSTGPTKAVTAWLTDQVAPPYWRPNTEITACHGCHKPFEEGERKHHCRSCGEGFCHLCSSHRMPVPERGWGSSPVRVCLACYRQGGPLETNNHVYKAEPRGLIARRVAEVAQSTLDIVSTAVDYPLCFVKDVARPDYWVPDQDISQCHQCSKVFTPVMSKHHCRACGQGVCGACSTHMKSVPSRGWDHPVRVCDKCSASPDIL, from the exons ATGTTTGAAGTACTAACGACAGAACCAGAGGAAATGACACCGTGTCCACTAAAAGCAGAACAGCGTCCTGATGGTGTACGAAGCTTCCTGTTGGTGGATGACCAGGAAAACCTGCAG GTCAACAATGAGGCGGATTTTGTCGAGAAACTCAACTGTTCAGATGTGGGAGGTGTCAAAGTTCTGTCTATCTTTGGAAACACAGGGGATGGCAAGTCACACACCCTGAACCACATTCTATTCAATGGTGAGAGTGTGTTTTTTACCTCCAAGTCCTCCAGCTCCTGTACGGTGGGCGTATGGGCTGCTTATGATCCCTCCCTCAGTTTGGTCGCCCTGGATACCGAGGGCTTGTTAGGGGCAGCTGCCAATCAAAACCAGAGAATGAGGCTTCTGCTTAAG GTGTTGGCTGTGTCAGATATCGTGATCTACCGAACGCGAGCCGAGCGTCTGCACAACGACATGTTCCAGTTTCTTAGCAGTGCATCGGGGGCCTATTTGAAACACTTTACACCTGAACTGAGAGCCCTGTCAAGTCGTTGCGGTCTGGACGTACCCCTCTCATGTCTTGGTCCTTCGGTCATCGTCTTTCAAGAGACGACTCACACGCAGTTGCTGGGCCATG ATTCCAAGGTGCCTGGCCATGCTGACATGCAGTTGCAGAAGAGGTTTCATGACCTGGGCTTAGCAACTGATGCCTTCAGCTCTGTACAGTACAATGGCACCCAAACCATCACACCTCCAACTGATTACAGTGGACTTCTGGAGGCTCTTAGACAGCAAGTGCAAAACACTCACACGCGTTCGCCGCGCCACCCAGGCATAGTGTTTCACGCTTTTGAG GCTCTCAGTGAACGATTTTGTGGGGACCTTTGTGATGACAAGCTGAATCTGTACACCTTCTTCCCAGACGAGTACTTCACCTGCTCAGCTGTCTGCCTCAGTTGCAA TATTCGCTGCAAGAATGGAATGAACCACTTGCGAGACAGGGTTCCCCACAAGGCAGATGGACTATGCCAATATGCACACCAGTACAACAACAAAGTCCTTATCTGTAAG AGGTGCTACGAAGGAGGCAGAGAGGTGACAGTCATGCCTAAAACTTCAGCGTCGTCTGACAACCCGTGGTTTGGCCTTGCCAAGTTCGCCTGGTCAGG ATACGTGTTAGAGTGTGCCAGCTGTGGCGTTATTTATCGCAGCAGACAGTACTGGGTAGGGAACCAGGACCCAGAGAGCAGTGTGGTGCGTTCGGAGGTCAAACACGTTTGGGAGGGG TCAGACACCTTCCTCGGCAACCACCAGAATGCTGCTCAGAGAGTTCTGGATGGGATGAACTACGTGATCCAGTCAATGTCCGAGTACAGCACTGGCCCCACCAAGGCTGTCACGGCTTGGCTCACGGACCAGGTGGCGCCGCCATACTGGAGACCTAACACAGAGATTACG GCTTGTCATGGCTGTCACAAACCGTTTGAGGAGGGGGAACGTAAGCACCACTGTCGATCGTGCGGCGAGGGATTCTGCCACCTGTGTTCCTCCCATCGCATGCCAGTTCCCGAGAGAGGCTGGGGAAGTAGCCCCGTCAGGGTCTGTTTGGCCTGCTATCGTCAGGGTGGACCACTAGAAACCAACAATCATG TGTACAAAGCAGAGCCTCGCGGTCTTATTGCTCGCAGGGTGGCTGAAGTGGCTCAGTCCACTTTGGACATTGTCAGCACTGCAGTGGACTATCCGCTTT gcTTTGTGAAGGACGTGGCTCGACCAGACTACTGGGTGCCAGACCAGGACATCAGCCAGTGCCATCAGTGCTCCAAAGTCTTTACTCCAGTCATGTCTAAGCATCACTGCAGAGCTTGTGGTCAAGGCGTGTGCGGCGCCTGCTCCACTCACATGAAGTCCGTACCCTCAAGAGGGTGGGACCACCCAGTGCGAGTGTGTGACAAATGTAGCGCCAGCCCCGATATTCTCTAA